In the Telopea speciosissima isolate NSW1024214 ecotype Mountain lineage chromosome 2, Tspe_v1, whole genome shotgun sequence genome, one interval contains:
- the LOC122650565 gene encoding uncharacterized protein LOC122650565, translated as MARNCKTILPSQRQSRRNLKKNPPKKEGQKQKVDVEEKRRKHITVAEKAVWVEKKKKGDSDSSLIVQTAFQAHSKPSPWILDSGCSTHMTGDKDKFLNLEHVGKSSIRFGNNDGARVEGKGKIRLYNGHISSNNALYVSELKHNILSVSQICDSGNEVLFTKDGCVIKKTKNGKIVAQGSRAARNPYALSEGLEEMCMISKKGVLFDDNLEALKDKPEVINPRAQ; from the coding sequence ATGGCAAGGAACTGCAAAACCATACTTCCCTCACAGAGGCAGTCTAGAAGAAACCTGAAGAAGAATCCTCCAAAGAAGGAAGGTCAAAAACAGAAAGTAGAtgttgaagagaaaagaaggaaacacatcACAGTGGCAGAGAAGGCAGTTTGGgttgagaaaaagaagaaaggggacaGTGACAGTTCACTTATTGTTCAAACTGCTTTCCAGGCACACAGTAAACCATCACCATGGATTCTTGACAGCGGATGCTCTACTCATATGACAGGTGATAAAGATAAATTTCTGAATCTAGAACATGTTGGAAAAAGCTCGATTAGATTTGGAAATAATGATGGCGCTAGAGttgaagggaaaggaaaaatcaGATTATACAATGGACATATTTCTTCTAATAATGCTTTATATGTTAGTGAACTGAAACACAACATCTTGAGTGTCAGTCAAATATGTGATAGTGGCAATGAAGTTCTATTCACCAAAGATGGGTGTgtgatcaagaagacaaagaatgGGAAGATTGTGGCACAAGGATCAAGGGCAGCTCGTAATCCCTATGCACTTTCTGAAGGTCTTGAAGAAATGTGCATGATAAGCAAGAAAGGGGTACTTTTCGATGACAACCTTGAAGCACTCAAAGACAAACCTGAAGTTATTAATCCACGAGCACAATAG